In one Colletotrichum destructivum chromosome 2, complete sequence genomic region, the following are encoded:
- a CDS encoding Putative cytochrome c oxidase copper chaperone, cysteine alpha-hairpin motif superfamily: MTSQAAAIPSTATPAAAPAAVDQQASKPKPCCVCKEEKAKRDECMLFSNAADPSKDCLSTIDQYRACMKGFGFTV; this comes from the exons ATGACCTCCCAAGCTGCCGCTATCC cctccaccgccaccccGGCAGCTGCGCCCGCCGCTGTCGACCAGCAAGCCTCCAAGCCCAAG CCCTGCTGTGTAtgcaaggaggagaaggccaagcgCGACGAGTGCATGCTCTTttccaacgccgccgacccgTCCAAGGACTGCCTGTCCACGATCGACCAGTACCGGGCCTGCATGAAGGGGTTCGGCTTCACGGTGTAA